One Lemur catta isolate mLemCat1 chromosome 15, mLemCat1.pri, whole genome shotgun sequence genomic window carries:
- the LOC123620207 gene encoding myosin-4 isoform X1, with protein sequence MSSDSEMAVFGEAAPFLRKSEKERIEAQNKPFDAKTSVFVADPKESFVKATVQSREGGKVTAKTEGGTTVTVKDDQVFPMNPPKYDKIEDMAMMTHLHEPAVLYNLKERYAAWMIYTYSGLFCVTVNPYKWLPVYNAEVVTAYRGKKRQEAPPHIFSISDNAYQFMLTDRENQSILITGESGAGKTVNTKRVIQYFATIAVTGDKKKEEATSGKMQGTLEDQIISANPLLEAFGNAKTVRNDNSSRFGKFIRIHFGTTGKLASADIETYLLEKSRVTFQLKAERSYHIFYQIMSNKKPDLIEMLLITTNPYDYAFVSQGEITVPSIDDQEELMATDSAIEILGFTSDERVSIYKLTGAVMHYGNMKFKQKQREEQAEPDGTEVADKAAYLQSLNSADLLKALCYPRVKVGNEFVTKGQTVQQVYNAVGALAKAVYEKMFLWMVTRINQQLDTKQPRQYFIGVLDIAGFEIFDFNSLEQLCINFTNEKLQQFFNHHMFVLEQEEYKKEGIEWEFIDFGMDLAACIELIEKPMGIFSILEEECMFPKATDTSFKNKLYEQHLGKSNNFQKPKPTKGKTEAHFSLVHYAGTVDYNINGWLDKNKDPLNETVVGLYQKSAMKTLAHLFSGAGAAEAEAGGKKGGKKKGSSFQTVSALFRENLNKLMTNLRSTHPHFVRCIIPNETKTPGAMEHELVLHQLRCNGVLEGIRICRKGFPSRILYADFKQRYKVLNASAIPEGQFIDSKKASEKLLGSIDVDHTQYKFGHTKVFFKAGLLGLLEEMRDEKLAQLITRTQARCRGFLARVEYQRMVERRESIFCIQYNIRAFMNVKHWPWMKLYFKIKPLLKSAETEKEMANMKEEFEKTKESLAKAEAKRKELEEKLVALMQEKNDLQLQVQSEADSLADAEERCDQLIKTKIQLEAKIKEATERAEDEEEINAELTAKKRKLEDECSELKKDIDDLELTLAKVEKEKHATENKVKNLTEEMAGLDETIAKLTKEKKALQEAHQQTLDDLQAEEDKVNTLTKAKIKLEQQVDDLEGSLEQEKKIRMDLERAKRKLEGDLKLAQESTMDIENDKLQLDEKLKKKEFEMSNLQSKIEDEQALGMQLQKKIKELQARIEELEEEIEAERASRAKAEKQRSDLSRELEEISERLEEAGGATSAQIEMNKKREAEFQKMRRDLEEATLQHEATAATLRKKHADSVAELGEQIDNLQRVKQKLEKEKSEMKMEIDDLASNMETVSKAKGNLEKMCRTLEDQMSELKTKEEEQQRLINDLTAQRARLQTESGEYARQLDEKDSLVSQLSRGKQAFTQQIEELKRQLEEEIKAKSALAHALQSSRHDCDLLREQYEEEQEAKAELQRAMSKANSEVAQWRTKYETDAIQRTEELEEAKKKLAQRLQDAEEHVEAVNAKCASLEKTKQRLQNEVEDLMIDVERTNAACAALDKKQRNFDKVLAEWKQKYEETHAELEASQKESRSLSTELFKIKNAYEESLDQLETLKRENKNLQQEISDLTEQIAEGGKRIHELEKVKKQTEQEKCELQAALEEAEASLEHEEGKILRIQLELNQVKSEIDRKIAEKDEEIDQLKRNHIRVVESMQSTLDAEIRSRNDAIRLKKKMEGDLNEMEIQLNHANRMAAEALKNYRNTQSILKDTQLHLDDALRGQEDLKEQLAMVERRANLLQAEIEELRATLEQTERSRKIAEQELLDASERVQLLHTQNTSLINTKKKLETDISQIQGEMEDIVQEARNAEEKAKKAITDAAMMAEELKKEQDTSAHLERMKKNLEQTVKDLQHRLDEAEQLALKGGKKQIQKLEARVRELEAEVESEQKRNVEAVKGLRKHERRVKELTYQTEEDRKNVLRLQDLVDKLQAKVKSYKRQAEEAEEQSNVNLSKFRKIQHELEEAEERADIAESQVNKLRVKSREVHTKIISEE encoded by the exons ATGAGTTCCGACTCTGAGATGGCCGTTTTTGGGGAGGCTGCTCCTTTCCTCCGAAAGTCAGAAAAGGAGCGAATTGAAGCTCAGAACAAGCCTTTTGATGCCAAGACATCTGTCTTTGTGGCGGACCCTAAGGAGTCCTTTGTGAAAGCCACAGtgcagagcagggaaggagggaaggtgaCAGCCAAGACTGAAGGCGGAACT ACAGTAACTGTGAAAGATGACCAAGTCTTCCCCATGAACCCTCCCAAATATGACAAGATCGAGGACATGGCCATGATGACTCACCTGCATGAGCCCGCTGTGCTGTACAACCTCAAAGAGCGTTACGCAGCCTGGATGATCTAC aCCTACTCAGGCCTGTTCTGTGTCACTGTCAACCCCTACAAGTGGTTGCCAGTGTATAATGCAGAGGTGGTGACAGCCTACCGAGGCAAAAAGCGCCAGGAGGCCCCGCCCCACATCTTCTCCATCTCTGACAACGCCTATCAGTTCATGCTGACTG ATCGGGAGAATCAGTCTATCTTGATCAC CGGAGAATCCGGAGCAGGGAAGACTGTGAACACCAAGCGTGTCATCCAGTACTTTGCAACAATTGCAGTTACTGGGGacaagaagaaggaggaagctaCTTCTGGCAAAATGCAG GGGACACTGGAAGATCAAATCATCAGTGCCAACCCCCTACTGGAGGCCTTTGGCAATGCCAAGACCGTGAGGAATGACAACTCCTCTCGCTTT GGTAAATTCATCAGGATCCACTTTGGTACCACAGGGAAACTGGCTTCTGCTGATATTGAAACAT ATCTTCTGGAGAAGTCTAGAGTTACTTTCCAGCTAAAGGCTGAAAGAAGCTACCATATTTTTTATCAGATCATGTCTAACAAGAAGCCAGATCTAATTG AAATGCTCCTGATCACCACCAACCCATACGACTATGCCTTTGTCAGTCAGGGGGAGATCACAGTCCCCAGCATTGATGACCAAGAAGAGCTGATGGCCACAGAT AGTGCCATTGAAATTCTGGGCTTCACTTCTGATGAAAGAGTGTCCATCTATAAGCTCACTGGGGCTGTGATGCATTACGGGAACATGAAATTCAAGCAAAAGCAGCGTGAAGAGCAAGCTGAGCCAGATGGCACCGAAG TTGCGGACAAGGCAGCCTATCTCCAGAGTCTGAACTCTGCTGACCTGCTCAAAGCCCTCTGCTACCCCAGGGTCAAGGTGGGCAATGAGTTCGTCACCAAAGGCCAGACGGTGCAGCAG GTGTACAATGCGGTGGGTGCTCTGGCCAAAGCCGTCTACGAGAAGATGTTCCTGTGGATGGTCACCCGCATCAACCAGCAGCTGGACACCAAGCAGCCCAGGCAGTACTTCATCGGGGTCTTGGACATTGCTGGCTTTGAGATCTTTGAT TTCAACAGCCTGGAGCAGCTGTGCATCAACTTCACCAACGAGAAACTGCAACAGTTCTTCAACCACCACATGTTCGTGCTGGAGCAGGAGGAGTACAAGAAGGAAGGCATCGAGTGGGAGTTCATCGACTTCGGCATGGACCTGGCTGCCTGCATCGAGCTCATTGAGAAG CCTATGGGCATCTTCTCCATCCTGGAAGAGGAGTGCATGTTCCCCAAGGCAACAGACACCTCCTTCAAGAACAAGCTGTATGAACAGCATCTTGGAAAGTCCAACAACTTCCAGAAGCCCAAGCCTACCAAAGGCAAGACTGAGGCCCACTTCTCCCTGGTGCACTACGCTGGCACTGTGGACTACAACATTAATGGCTGGCTTGACAAGAACAAGGACCCCCTGAATGAGACCGTGGTCGGGCTGTACCAGAAGTCTGCAATGAAAACTCTGGCTCACCTCTTTTCTGGGGCGGGAGCAGCTGAAGCAG AGGCTGGTGGTAAAAAAGGTGGCAAGAAGAAGGGTTCTTCTTTCCAGACCGTGTCTGCTCTCTTCAGG GAGAATCTGAACAAGCTGATGACCAACTTGAGGAGCACTCACCCCCACTTTGTACGGTGCATCATCCCCAATGAAACCAAAACTCCTG GTGCCATGGAGCATGAACTTGTCCTGCACCAGCTGAGGTGTAACGGTGTGCTGGAAGGCATCCGCATCTGTAGGAAAGGATTCCCAAGCAGAATTCTTTATGCAGACTTCAAACAGAG ATACAAGGTATTAAATGCAAGTGCTATCCCTGAGGGACAATTCATCGATAGCAAGAAGGCTTCTGAGAAGCTCCTCGGATCCATTGATGTTGACCACACCCAGTATAAATTTGGTCACACCAAG GTATTTTTCAAAGCTGGTCTTCTGGGGCTCCTAGAGGAGATGAGAGATGAAAAGCTGGCCCAGCTGATCACCCGAACACAGGCCAGATGCAGAGGGTTCTTGGCAAGAGTGGAGTACCAGAGGATGGTGGAGAGAAG AGAGTCCATCTTCTGCATTCAGTACAATATCCGTGCCTTCATGAATGTGAAGCACTGGCCCTGGATGAAGCTGTATTTCAAGATCAAACCCCTCCTTAAGAgtgcagagacagagaaggagatggCCAACATGaaggaagaatttgaaaaaacCAAAGAAAGCCTTGCAAAAGCTGAGGCCAAGAGAAAAGAGCTGGAAGAAAAATTGGTTGCTCTgatgcaagagaaaaatgaccTGCAACTCCAGGTTCAATCT GAAGCAGATAGCTTGGCTGATGCAGAGGAAAGGTGTGACCAGCTCATCAAAACCAAAATTCAACTTGAGGCCAAAATCAAGGAGGCAACTGAGAGAgctgaggatgaggaagagatCAATGCTGAGCTGACAGCCAAGAAGAGGAAACTGGAGGATGAATGTTCAGAACTCAAGAAAGACATTGATGACCTTGAGCTGACACTGGCCAAGGTTGAGAAGGAGAAACATGCCACAGAGAACAAG GTGAAAAACCTCACAGAAGAGATGGCAGGCCTGGATGAAACCATCGCAAAGCTGACCAAGGAGAAGAAGGCCCTCCAAGAGGCCCACCAGCAGACCCTGGACGACCTGCAGGCAGAAGAGGACAAAGTCAACACCCTGACCAAAGCTAAAATCAAGCTTGAACAACAAGTGGATGAT CTTGAAGGATCTttggaacaagaaaagaaaatccggATGGATCtagaaagagcaaagagaaaactgGAGGGAGACCTAAAATTGGCTCAAGAATCCACAATGGATATAGAAAATGACAAACTACAACTTGATGAAAAGCTTAAAAA GAAAGAGTTTGAAATGAGCAATCTGCAAAGCAAGATTGAGGACGAACAGGCCCTTGGGATGCAGCTGCAGAAGAAGATCAAGGAGTTACAG GCCCGCATTGAGGAGCTCGAGGAGGAAATCGAGGCAGAGCGGGCCTCCCGGGCCAAAGCAGAGAAGCAGCGCTCTGACCTCTCCCGGGAACTGGAGGAGATCAGTGAGAGGCTGGAAGAAGCTGGTGGAGCCACTTCAGCCCAGATTGAGATGAACAAGAAGCGAGAGGCTGAGTTCCAGAAAATGCGCAGGGACTTGGAAGAGGCCACCTTGCAGCATGAAGCCACGGCAGCCACCCTGAGGAAGAAGCACGCGGATAGTGTGGCGGAGCTTGGGGAGCAGATTGACAACCTGCAGCGGGTCAAACAGAAACTGGAGAAGGAGAAGAGTGAGATGAAGATGGAGATTGATGACCTTGCTAGTAACATGGAAACTGTCTCCAAAGCTAAG GGAAACCTGGAGAAGATGTGCCGCACTCTAGAAGACCAAATGAGTGAACTTAAGACCAAGGAAGAAGAGCAGCAGCGGCTGATCAATGACCTCACGGCTCAGAGAGCGCGCCTGCAGACAGAATCCG GTGAATATGCACGCCAGCTAGATGAAAAGGACTCATTAGTTTCTCAGCTGTCGAGGGGTAAACAAGCTTTCACACAACAGATTGAGGAACTGAAAAGGCAGCTTGAAGAAGAGATAAAG GCCAAGAGTGCTCTGGCGCACGCCCTGCAGTCCTCCCGCCATGACTGTGACCTGCTGCGGGAACAGtatgaggaggagcaggaagccAAGGCTGAGCTGCAGAGGGCAATGTCCAAGGCCAACAGTGAGGTTGCGCAGTGGAGGACCAAATACGAGACGGACGCCATCCAGCGCAccgaggagctggaggaggccaa GAAGAAGCTGGCTCAGCGTCTGCAGGATGCTGAGGAACACGTAGAAGCTGTGAACGCCAAATGTGCTTCCCTTGAGAAGACAAAGCAGAGGCTCCAGAATGAAGTGGAGGACCTCATGATTGATGTGGAGAGAACAAATGCTGCCTGTGCAGCTCTGGACAAAAAGCAAAGGAACTTCGATAAG GTCCTGGCAGAATGGAAACAGAAGTATGAAGAAACTCACGCTGAACTTGAAGCTTCTCAAAAGGAGTCCCGCTCCCTCAGCACAGAACTCTTCAAGATTAAGAATGCTTATGAGGAATCCTTAGACCAACTTGAAACCCTGAAGCGGGAAAATAAGAATTTGCAAC AGGAGATTTCTGATCTGACTGAACAGATTGCAGAAGGAGGAAAACGTATTCATGAACTGGAAAAAGTAAAGAAGCAAACTGAGCAAGAAAAGTGTGAACTTCAGGCTGCTTTAGAGGAGGCAGAg GCATCTCTTGAACACGAAGAGGGAAAGATCCTGCGCATCCAGCTTGAGTTGAACCAAGTCAAGTCTGAAATCGACAGGAAAATTGCTGAAAAGGATGAGGAAATTGACCAGCTGAAGAGAAACCACATTCGAGTCGTGGAGTCGATGCAGAGCACGCTGGATGCTGAGATCAGGAGCAGGAATGATGCCATCAGGCTCAAGAAGAAGATGGAGGGAGACCTCAACGAAATGGAAATCCAGCTGAACCATGCCAACCGCATGGCTGCTGAGGCCCTGAAGAACTACAGGAACACCCAAAGCATCCTCAAG GATACCCAGCTCCACCTGGACGACGCTCTGCGGGGCCAGGAGGACCTGAAGGAGCAGCTGGCCATGGTTGAGCGCAGAGCCAACCTGCTGCAGGCCGAGATCGAGGAGCTGCGGGCCACGCTGGAGCAGACGGAGAGGAGCAGGAAGATCGCAGAGCAGGAGCTCCTGGATGCCAGTGAGCGCGTCCAGCTCCTGCACACCCAG AACACCAGCCTGATCAACACCAAGAAGAAACTGGAGACAGACATTTCCCAAATCCAGGGAGAGATGGAAGACATTGTCCAGGAAGCCCGAAATGCAGAAGAGAAGGCCAAGAAGGCCATCACTGAT GCCGCCATGATGGCCGAGGAGCTGAAGAAGGAGCAGGACACCAGCGCCCACCTGGAGCGGATGAAGAAGAACCTGGAGCAGACGGTGAAGGACCTGCAGCACCGTCTGGACGAGGCTGAGCAGCTGGCGCTGAAGGGCGGGAAGAAGCAGATCCAGAAGCTGGAGGCCAGG GTTCGTGAACTTGAAGCAGAAGTTGAAAGTGAACAGAAGCGCAATGTTGAAGCTGTCAAAGGTCTGCGCAAACATGAGAGAAGAGTGAAGGAACTCACTTACCAA acTGAGGAAGACCGCAAGAATGTTCTCAGGCTCCAGGACCTGGTGGACAAACTACAAGCAAAGGTGAAATCTTACAAGAGACAAGCTGAGGAAGCG GAGGAACAATCCAACGTCAACCTCTCCAAGTTCCGGAAGATCCAGCACGAGCTGGAGGAGGCCGAGGAGCGGGCTGACATTGCTGAGTCCCAGGTCAACAAACTGCGGGTGAAGAGCCGGGAGGTTCACACAAAAATCATAAGTGAAGAGTAA